The genomic segment TTAGGCTCACCAATTCGAGTTCGAAAATAATATTTAAGCCTTTGCCGTTTGATGATCCGAAACAGAGACAGCCGGATATCTCATTAGCAAAAGAAAAACTTAATTGGCACCCAACGGTTCAATTGGAAGAAGGGCTTGAAAATATGATTGAGTATTTTAAATATATAGCATGTTAGTTTTAAACTTATAAAATCCATATATAATAATCATGAAAATAACTCCCTCAGAATATAGAATTCTCATTGTTGATGACGTGACGTCTAATGTCTTGTTACTGAAGGTCCTTTTAACAAATGAGAAATTTAAGACTATAACGGCTAATAGCGGTAGACAAGCCATAGAATTGGTGGAAAAAGAACATCCTGACCTGATTTTACTCGATGTTATGATGCCCGAAATGAATGGATTTGAAGTAGCTCATTATTTGAAAAAGGATCCTGTAACAGCAGAGATACCAATCATATTTTTAACTGCACTCAATGCTACTTCTGATGTGGTAAAAGGTTTTCAAGAGGGGGGTAATGATTTTATTTCCAAGCCGTTTAATAAAGAAGAGTTAATCATTCGCATTACTCATCAAATTTCACTTGTTGCAGCGAAACGCATTATTCTGGCTCAGACAGAGGAGTTACAGAAAACTATTATGGGGCGTGATAAACTTTATTCGGTTATAGCTCATGACCTTCGTTCTCCTGTGGGGTCTATTAAAATGGTCTTGAATATGCTTATCTTGAATTTGCCCAGTTCCAAGATCGGTACGGAAATGTATGAGCTGTTAACAATGGCAAATCAAACAACGGAAGATGTTTTTTCGTTATTGGATAACTTGCTGAAATGGACAAAAAGTCAGATTGGCCGGATGAAGGTGGTATATCAGGATATTGATGTGGTTGAGGTAATTGAAGGGGTTGTTGAGGTTTTCTCTATGGTAGCCGCTGCAAAGAAAATAAATATTCATTCTCAGTTGCCTGATGAATTAATAGCGCATGGTGATATTGACATGGTAAAAACTGTTATTCGGAATCTTTTGAGCAATGCCATTAAATTTAGTAATGAAGGAGCTGATATTTGGGTTATTGTGGAGGCAGAGAATGATATGGCAGTTATAAGTGTCAAAGACCAGGGTTGCGGTATTGATGAAGAAGGGCAGAAGAAATTACTGCATACAGACACGCACTTCAGTACTTTTGGCACGAATAATGAAGAAGGGTCCGGCTTGGGGCTGCTTCTTTGCAAGGATTTTGCACAGAAGAACGGTGGTGATTTGTGGTTTGTTTCGGCCAAGGGCAAAGGATCAACGTTTAGTTTTTCGGTTCCTTTGAAAAAATAGTATTTTGAAATCATTGCCTATTGTGTGAAACTTATTTTACACAATAGGCAATGATTTTTTTTGTTATCTTCTGCACAAGGATTTGAAGTCACAGTATTCGCATGTTTTGACGAATTCTGTTTGAGAAAAGGCCTCTTCAGGGTTATAAATTTCTTCGAGCAGAATTTGCAGGTGGTTGCGAAACTCATCTTCGAAAAGCGAAAAGTCATTCACCGGCATTTTGGGCTTGCGGGGTTCTCCTATTTCAATGACGGGTGAGTAGGTTTCTGACGCGGCGCGATGTATATACAATAGAGACGGCGCTACCTTTAATGATTGCTTACGACTCATGATGGCTGCATATAGAAATGTTTGAAAGATGTAATTGGGGCGCCCTTCGGCAGGGGTGAATAGTTGTTCTACATTGGCCGGTGTTTTGGGGGTTCCTCCTGTTTTGTAATCTACGATGCGCAGTGTGCCGTCTTTGCTATCTATTCGATCAATAATGCCACCTATCTTGAGTGTAATGTTACCGTTAGTGGCTTTTATTTCCATCTTTTCGCTTACCCGTTCTTCCATGGCTATCATCTCAAAGGGGGCATATAGTAAATCGTTGCGTAGCAACTGGCGGAGATAGGATACTATTACCTTTGAATTGATTTGCTGCGTTCCGTTATATTCGGGCTTCTCCGACGGATCAACATGAAAGAATTCTTTTTTAAAGGCAGCATCTACGTAGCTTTGCAATTTAACGTCATTGCGTAGTGTTTTCTCTAAATCTTCCTTGCGTATTAACTTTCCATTTTTTGTTAATTCGGTATAAATTAATTGTGCCGCAAGGTGAAAGATACTTCCAAACTTAGCGGAATCTATTTCGGCATTTACTTCGTCTTGAACTTTTAAACGGGCTACGTATCGATAATAAAACCTCAGCTGGCAGTCCAGATACGTATTTAAGGCTGATGGAGAGAAGCTGGCTTTGGGATTGCGCTGAGTGTCGTAATTCTCATGCAGTACTTGCATCACATCGGCCGTTTTTTCTATGCGAATCTTCGTTCCACTTTGCGGTGATTGTCCGGCTTCAAGGAACTCCCTACTTATGGGATGTGGCCATTCGATTAGGAATTGAAGCATGAAGCGCGACCATTCTCCCCGGTTTAATCCGTTAGAAGAGGTGTTATACAACAACGTAATATCCTCTGCACGCTGTATGAGCCTGTAAAAATAGTAAGCGTAGACAGCATTCTTGTGCTCAATGGTAGTCATGCCGAAGGCTTTACGCAGATTGTACGGAATAAAGGATGACTCTCCACTGGTCTTGGGCAATTGCCCTTCATTGAGAGACATGATAATCAGGTTCTTGAAGTCGAGGTTACGAGTTTCAAGTACCCCCATTACCTGCATACCAATAGCCGGCTCGCCGTGAAACGGGATGTTGGCGGCAGATAACAGCTTGCTTAGCAGCCTTTTAAAAGTATCTGTTTGTATTTGTAATTCTTTGCTCTCTATCAAACTCAGCAGGCGGTTTACCATCGTAAAACTCTTAAAAAGCGATTCACGATACAGCTGATTGAAGATGTCATCTGCTTCATGTTCCTGTCTGTATAAAGTAGCCACTTCTTTTAGCAGTTCAATGAGGTATTTGCAAAGATCGGGCAGGTTATTGCAGGGAGTAAAAAGCCTGCTCAAGAAATCATCTTGCTTTAGTTCCGATGGTAGCGGGTAGAATCGGTTGTTATGTGTCAGGTCCTTCTCCAGCATTTCTGCCTGCTTGGATAATTGACGGGTATAAGGGTGCTTCAAAACCGATAGTACGGAGGCATAAGTGTAACGTCCTGTTTCCGGTCGATAGCCGGTGGTTTGCAATTCCAGCAAAGCATTGATATAACTGAATGCAGGTGTTTGTGCCAGTGGAAACCCCATGGTGATATTTACGTTTTTTACTTCAGCCGGAATGGAGTGGAGCACGGGGAGTAACAACGTTTCGTTGCACAACACTACGGCATTTTCTTTCTCCTTTTCAGTCAGTGTAGAACGTACCCATTCGGGCAGGTAGCGCGCTTGTGCATTTTCGGTAGGCGAGGAGATGAAACGTACCTTCTTGGGTTTGCGCAGAATATCGAAATGTTCCTCGGAAAGCTGTGAAGGAAAACGTTTCAGGTTGCGGTTGATAAACTCTCCGGCTTCGTGCTTATAATGAGGCATACGGGTGTAAAACACATCATAATCCCAATAGAAAAGAGCTTTACCGGCTTCTTGCAGCTTGTCGAAGAATTTTGTTTCGACTTTGTTTAACACGTTAAATCCCACAAATACATATTTGTCATACTTCAGCGTCTCCACATCCAGTTGTTCTATCACACTGCGGTAAAGCATGCCTTCGTAGGCAATACCCAATGAGGCTAAATTTTCGTGATAACGGTTGTAAATGCTGTTAAGTTTATCCCACAGGGAGATGAACTTCTCTTTTAGTTGTGTGCGGCGTTCGATGGAGAAATTCTGAAAGAATTGTTGAATGGCCTCTTCTTGTTCCTCATCCAGAAAGTCGTATCCATCCATGATGTTTTTCAAGTCTTGTAAGTTGCTGAATAGTTTATCTGCATCTACCAGATTCTTGTCAACATCATCAAAGTCACTAATGAGCAGTTCGCCCCAGAAATAAAATTCATCAAGTGATTCTTCGCTTTTGGTCTCTTCACGGAATACTTTGTACAGCTCGCACACTAACCGGATGGGATCGCCCAGTTTCAGTGTGGCGAGCTGTTGAAACAGTTCGCTGATGCTGACATAAGCAGGAGACCAAATCGGACGATTTGACTCATCGGCCAGATATTCGTTAAAGAAGAGACCGGCACGTTTATTGGGAAATACAATCGCTACGCGAGACAGATCGTTTCCTGTTTTTGCATAAATATCTTTGGCTACTAGTTGTAGAAATGTTTCCATGGTGATGCTACGGATTATATTGATTCATTATCTATCGGTTGGTGTTACACTCTCTATTGTGCCCTCTTCTACGTACCATAAGTACCCTGAGATGTTTGTATAGCTCATTTGAGAAAGCAACGACATGTATCCCTGAACCTGCTTGTTATATTTCTTGTTTTTTTTACCGAATTTAAAGTCCACTACTACCACCTGATTGTTTTTCATCATCACGCGGTCGGGACGCCGGGTTTGGAGCGTTCCGTCTTCTTTGTAAAGAATGGCACATTCATTAAACAACAACCATTCGCCCGAATACCAATTGCGTATGAGAGGTAGTAAGAAGGCTCTCTGAGTGATGCTTCGTATCTCTTCTTCTGCTTCCTCACTCCCTATAACACCCTCGAATATTAAACGCTGTATGGCAGGCTCAATGTCTGCTTCCGTTTCAATGGCAGAAAACAGTGTGTGTAATAGCTTTCCGCGATCAATGAATCTGTTTTCGGATTCCTCCTCACCAACGCCCTGAATAAAATCGGCCGAGCGGTTAGACTGCCTGAACTCAATGTCGTGTCGCATCGATTCCATACTGACAGGCCTTTTATCAGGTTTTTGCAGCAGTTTATTGGTTATTTCGGTGGTCTTTTCTTCCTCGGAAGCACAAAGCTGTCCGTATTCATAAGGCATCTCTTCGTCCCATTCTGCATTCTCTTGTGCAGCTACCTGCGGCAGTGCTTTTTGCAATAAATCAGAGACCGTATTTCGCTGTCCTTTCTTTGACCATATAATTAAGTTTTTACCCGCACGGGTAAAGGCCACATAAAGAAGATTGAGGTTATCCACCCACAACTGTAACTGTTCGCGCAGGTAATCGTCATGATAGGCGGACTCAGCCATTTGCGAAGAGTAATTGACGGGTACAATATCGAGACCGTTAAGCGGTTCTTCTTCGGGGATGCACCATACCAGTTGGTTGTTCGTTTCGTTTTCCAGTTTCCAATCGCAAAAAGGAAGGAGTACGGTGTGAAACTCCAACCCTTTAGATTTATGAATGGAGAAGATGCGAATGCCCTCTATCTCACCGCTGGGGATGGTTTTGCTGCAAAGCGTCTCTTCCCAAAAGCGGATAAAGGCATCCGGATCGGAGGAGTTGCTTTGCAGGTAATCCGTCACAGCATCGAAGAAGGCAAACAGGTAGGCATCTTGCTGCACAATCTTGTTCATTTCGAAGATACTGAAAAGTTCTTCCAACACTTCGTACA from the uncultured Bacteroides sp. genome contains:
- a CDS encoding response regulator gives rise to the protein MIMKITPSEYRILIVDDVTSNVLLLKVLLTNEKFKTITANSGRQAIELVEKEHPDLILLDVMMPEMNGFEVAHYLKKDPVTAEIPIIFLTALNATSDVVKGFQEGGNDFISKPFNKEELIIRITHQISLVAAKRIILAQTEELQKTIMGRDKLYSVIAHDLRSPVGSIKMVLNMLILNLPSSKIGTEMYELLTMANQTTEDVFSLLDNLLKWTKSQIGRMKVVYQDIDVVEVIEGVVEVFSMVAAAKKINIHSQLPDELIAHGDIDMVKTVIRNLLSNAIKFSNEGADIWVIVEAENDMAVISVKDQGCGIDEEGQKKLLHTDTHFSTFGTNNEEGSGLGLLLCKDFAQKNGGDLWFVSAKGKGSTFSFSVPLKK
- a CDS encoding PD-(D/E)XK nuclease family protein — encoded protein: METFLQLVAKDIYAKTGNDLSRVAIVFPNKRAGLFFNEYLADESNRPIWSPAYVSISELFQQLATLKLGDPIRLVCELYKVFREETKSEESLDEFYFWGELLISDFDDVDKNLVDADKLFSNLQDLKNIMDGYDFLDEEQEEAIQQFFQNFSIERRTQLKEKFISLWDKLNSIYNRYHENLASLGIAYEGMLYRSVIEQLDVETLKYDKYVFVGFNVLNKVETKFFDKLQEAGKALFYWDYDVFYTRMPHYKHEAGEFINRNLKRFPSQLSEEHFDILRKPKKVRFISSPTENAQARYLPEWVRSTLTEKEKENAVVLCNETLLLPVLHSIPAEVKNVNITMGFPLAQTPAFSYINALLELQTTGYRPETGRYTYASVLSVLKHPYTRQLSKQAEMLEKDLTHNNRFYPLPSELKQDDFLSRLFTPCNNLPDLCKYLIELLKEVATLYRQEHEADDIFNQLYRESLFKSFTMVNRLLSLIESKELQIQTDTFKRLLSKLLSAANIPFHGEPAIGMQVMGVLETRNLDFKNLIIMSLNEGQLPKTSGESSFIPYNLRKAFGMTTIEHKNAVYAYYFYRLIQRAEDITLLYNTSSNGLNRGEWSRFMLQFLIEWPHPISREFLEAGQSPQSGTKIRIEKTADVMQVLHENYDTQRNPKASFSPSALNTYLDCQLRFYYRYVARLKVQDEVNAEIDSAKFGSIFHLAAQLIYTELTKNGKLIRKEDLEKTLRNDVKLQSYVDAAFKKEFFHVDPSEKPEYNGTQQINSKVIVSYLRQLLRNDLLYAPFEMIAMEERVSEKMEIKATNGNITLKIGGIIDRIDSKDGTLRIVDYKTGGTPKTPANVEQLFTPAEGRPNYIFQTFLYAAIMSRKQSLKVAPSLLYIHRAASETYSPVIEIGEPRKPKMPVNDFSLFEDEFRNHLQILLEEIYNPEEAFSQTEFVKTCEYCDFKSLCRR